The proteins below come from a single Burkholderia contaminans genomic window:
- a CDS encoding cupin domain-containing protein, whose translation MSLIDFKSVAAAQPVAWKSTIVGEVGPARIKVLRMDAQAYEAEVHDYNEGLLVLDGRMMLEVGGETVVVEAGQMYLALAGVRHAVLPGSHGTLAIIDV comes from the coding sequence ATGTCTTTGATCGACTTCAAATCCGTGGCGGCGGCGCAGCCCGTCGCGTGGAAATCCACGATCGTCGGCGAGGTCGGGCCGGCCAGGATCAAGGTGCTGCGCATGGATGCGCAGGCTTACGAAGCGGAAGTGCACGACTACAACGAGGGGCTGCTGGTGCTCGACGGCCGGATGATGCTCGAGGTCGGGGGCGAGACGGTCGTGGTTGAGGCCGGCCAGATGTACCTCGCGCTCGCCGGTGTGCGTCATGCGGTGCTGCCGGGCAGCCACGGCACGCTCGCGATCATCGACGTGTAA
- a CDS encoding MFS transporter, translated as MPAATAPASAAARLERLPFSGYHKRIFFIIAIAFFFDSVDLGTMTFVLGSIRKEFGLSTAAAGLVASASFFGMVLGAAVAGLLADRFGRRPVFQWSMVLWGAASYLCSTAQSVDALIVYRVLLGIGMGMEFPVAQTLLSEFVPTEKRGRLIALMDGFWPLGFITAGIVAYFVLPQFGWRTVFALLAIPAVFVLVVRRIVPESPRWLEHAGRHTEADTVMHTIEAKVMRSAGVTTLPPPSRLAEPAVARGHGALREIWSGVYRRRTVMVWLLWFFALLGFYGLTSWLGALLQQAGFEVTKSVFYTVLISLGGVPGFLCAAWLVERWGRKPTCIASLIGGAVMAYAYGQSALYGGSTALLIGTGLAMQFFLFGMWAALYTYTPELYGTGARATGSGFASAIGRVGSLIGPYVVGVVLPVFGQGGVFTLGALSFIAAALAVWTLGIETKGLALEQLAAGDEAGGGGRYAAAADKLS; from the coding sequence ATGCCCGCCGCCACCGCTCCCGCCTCCGCCGCCGCCCGGCTCGAACGCCTGCCGTTCTCCGGCTATCACAAGCGGATCTTCTTCATCATCGCGATCGCGTTCTTCTTCGACTCGGTCGACCTCGGCACGATGACGTTCGTGCTCGGCTCGATCCGCAAGGAGTTCGGGCTGTCGACCGCGGCCGCCGGCCTCGTCGCGAGCGCGAGCTTCTTCGGGATGGTGCTCGGCGCGGCCGTGGCCGGCCTGCTCGCCGACCGCTTCGGCCGCCGGCCCGTGTTCCAGTGGAGCATGGTGCTGTGGGGCGCGGCCTCTTATCTGTGCTCGACCGCGCAGAGCGTCGACGCGCTGATCGTCTACCGCGTGCTGCTCGGGATCGGGATGGGGATGGAATTCCCGGTCGCGCAGACCTTGCTGTCCGAATTCGTGCCGACCGAGAAGCGCGGCCGCCTGATCGCGCTGATGGACGGCTTCTGGCCGCTCGGCTTCATCACGGCCGGCATCGTCGCGTACTTCGTGCTGCCGCAATTCGGCTGGCGCACGGTGTTCGCGCTGCTCGCGATTCCCGCCGTGTTCGTGCTCGTGGTGCGCCGCATCGTGCCGGAATCGCCGCGCTGGCTCGAGCATGCGGGCCGGCACACGGAAGCCGACACGGTGATGCACACGATCGAGGCGAAGGTGATGCGCTCGGCCGGCGTGACGACGCTGCCGCCGCCGTCGCGGCTCGCCGAGCCGGCCGTCGCGCGTGGCCACGGCGCGCTGCGCGAAATCTGGAGCGGCGTGTACCGCCGCCGCACGGTGATGGTGTGGCTGCTGTGGTTCTTCGCGCTGCTCGGCTTCTACGGTCTCACGTCGTGGCTCGGCGCGCTGCTGCAGCAGGCCGGCTTCGAGGTCACGAAATCGGTGTTCTACACGGTGCTGATCTCGCTCGGCGGCGTGCCGGGCTTCCTGTGCGCCGCGTGGCTCGTCGAACGCTGGGGGCGCAAGCCGACCTGCATCGCGTCGCTGATCGGCGGCGCCGTGATGGCGTACGCGTACGGCCAGAGCGCGCTGTACGGCGGCAGCACGGCGCTGCTGATCGGCACCGGCCTCGCGATGCAGTTCTTCCTGTTCGGGATGTGGGCCGCGCTGTACACGTACACGCCGGAGCTGTACGGCACCGGCGCGCGCGCGACGGGCTCGGGCTTCGCGTCGGCGATCGGGCGCGTCGGCTCGTTGATCGGGCCTTACGTGGTCGGCGTCGTGCTGCCGGTGTTCGGCCAGGGCGGCGTGTTCACGCTCGGCGCGCTGTCGTTCATCGCGGCCGCGCTTGCCGTGTGGACGCTCGGGATCGAGACGAAGGGCCTTGCGCTGGAACAGCTCGCAGCGGGCGATGAAGCGGGTGGCGGCGGCAGGTACGCGGCTGCGGCGGACAAGCTCTCCTGA
- a CDS encoding ABC transporter permease: MNWHGIRAIYRAEMARTRRTLMQSIIAPVISTSLYFVVFGSAIGSRISDVNGIGYGSFIVPGLVMLSLLSQSISNASFGIYFPRFTGTIYEILSAPVSYWEIVIAYVGAAASKSILLGVIILATAGLFVPLHILHPFWMVLFLVLTAVTFSLFGFVIGIWADSFEKLQLVPLLIITPLTFLGGSFYSVDMLPPAWRVVTLFNPIVYLVSGFRWSFYGIADVHVGVSLGATSLFLVILLAIVAWMFRTGYKLKN, translated from the coding sequence ATGAACTGGCATGGCATCCGCGCGATCTACCGCGCAGAAATGGCCCGCACGCGCCGCACGCTGATGCAGAGCATCATCGCGCCGGTGATTTCCACATCGCTGTACTTCGTGGTGTTCGGCTCCGCGATCGGCTCGCGCATCAGCGACGTGAACGGCATCGGCTACGGCTCGTTCATCGTGCCGGGGCTCGTGATGCTGTCGCTGCTGTCGCAGAGCATCTCGAACGCGTCGTTCGGCATCTACTTCCCGCGCTTCACGGGCACGATCTACGAAATTCTCTCCGCGCCCGTGTCGTACTGGGAAATCGTGATCGCGTACGTGGGCGCGGCCGCGTCGAAGTCGATCCTGCTCGGCGTGATCATCCTCGCCACGGCCGGCCTGTTCGTGCCGCTGCACATCCTGCATCCGTTCTGGATGGTGCTGTTCCTCGTGCTGACGGCGGTCACGTTCAGCCTGTTCGGCTTCGTGATCGGCATCTGGGCCGACAGCTTCGAGAAGCTGCAGCTCGTGCCGCTCCTGATCATCACGCCGCTCACGTTCCTCGGCGGCAGCTTCTACTCGGTCGACATGCTGCCGCCCGCGTGGCGCGTGGTCACGCTGTTCAACCCGATCGTCTACCTGGTCAGCGGCTTCCGCTGGTCGTTCTACGGGATCGCCGACGTGCACGTGGGCGTCAGCCTCGGTGCAACGTCGCTGTTCCTCGTGATCCTGCTGGCGATCGTCGCGTGGATGTTCCGCACCGGCTACAAGCTGAAGAATTAA
- a CDS encoding DinB family protein — MHSRFDRFRITALGAQLEALIAQPERYVEFAALSRVGVAAIGAIQHEIAHKFPEIETDTTARQFCGAMVAEIMRRHGHDVVQARGRLGGTPFSYGAVFSAYPQVLPFADVIAALARLPDRLAAYAAQVPAALRTRRPDGTGFSLVEHACHLRDLDAVFAERIDAVRTLDLPVIASVDGTALAAQRDYLAQPLDAAVTAFRTGRAALCATAAALDSAQLARCGLRDGIRRLSLDELVRELLDHDRTHVLELDELLAELELPPLPSAPAP; from the coding sequence ATGCACTCCCGCTTCGACCGTTTCCGCATCACAGCGCTCGGCGCCCAGCTCGAAGCGCTGATCGCGCAACCCGAGCGCTACGTCGAATTCGCGGCGCTGTCGCGCGTCGGCGTCGCCGCGATCGGTGCGATCCAGCACGAGATAGCGCACAAATTCCCCGAAATCGAAACCGACACCACGGCCCGCCAGTTCTGCGGCGCGATGGTCGCGGAAATCATGCGCCGCCACGGGCACGATGTCGTGCAGGCACGCGGGCGGCTCGGCGGCACGCCGTTCAGCTATGGCGCGGTGTTCAGCGCGTATCCGCAGGTGCTGCCTTTCGCCGACGTCATCGCCGCGCTGGCGCGCCTGCCCGACCGGCTCGCCGCGTATGCGGCACAAGTGCCGGCCGCGCTGCGGACACGCCGCCCCGACGGCACCGGTTTCTCGCTCGTCGAGCATGCGTGCCACCTGCGCGATCTGGACGCGGTGTTCGCCGAGCGCATCGACGCCGTACGCACGCTCGACCTGCCCGTGATTGCATCCGTCGACGGCACCGCGCTTGCCGCGCAACGCGACTATCTCGCACAGCCGCTCGACGCTGCCGTCACGGCATTCCGCACGGGCCGCGCCGCGCTGTGTGCAACCGCGGCCGCGCTAGATTCCGCGCAGCTCGCCCGCTGCGGGTTGCGCGACGGCATCCGCCGCCTGTCGCTCGACGAACTCGTGCGCGAGCTGCTCGACCACGACCGCACGCACGTGCTCGAACTCGACGAACTGCTCGCCGAACTCGAATTGCCGCCCCTGCCTTCCGCGCCCGCACCATGA
- a CDS encoding alpha/beta fold hydrolase — MTQPTPVVFIHGFIGTLDVRGWNGPHLAPDLLGYGTHRATPFDAITLAAQVEHLRHAVDTHFGAQPVDVFGHSVGGAIAMLFAHAHPERVRRIVNVEGNFTLDDAFWSASVGRMTPAEADAMLDGLRADPQGWLRGAIDAPSPGLLDDARRWLAHQPASTLRAMGRSVVATTGEPGYLQALAQVFERHPVWLMAGERSRAGWHVPDWALARCAGFDTIERCGHLIPAERPDAFRAALGRIVSAPPA, encoded by the coding sequence ATGACCCAGCCCACGCCCGTCGTCTTCATTCACGGTTTCATCGGCACGCTCGACGTGCGCGGGTGGAACGGCCCGCATCTCGCCCCCGACCTGCTCGGCTACGGCACGCATCGCGCGACGCCGTTCGACGCGATCACGCTCGCTGCGCAGGTCGAGCACCTTCGCCATGCCGTCGATACGCACTTCGGCGCGCAGCCGGTCGATGTCTTCGGCCACTCGGTCGGCGGCGCGATCGCGATGCTGTTCGCGCATGCGCACCCGGAACGCGTGCGGCGGATCGTCAACGTCGAGGGCAACTTCACGCTCGACGATGCGTTCTGGTCGGCGTCGGTCGGCCGCATGACGCCAGCCGAAGCCGATGCGATGCTCGACGGCCTGCGTGCCGATCCGCAAGGCTGGCTGCGCGGCGCGATCGACGCGCCGTCGCCGGGCCTGCTCGACGACGCCCGCCGCTGGCTCGCGCACCAACCCGCATCGACGCTGCGCGCGATGGGCCGCTCGGTGGTCGCGACGACGGGCGAACCGGGCTATCTGCAGGCACTCGCGCAAGTGTTCGAGCGTCACCCGGTCTGGCTGATGGCCGGCGAACGCTCGCGCGCTGGCTGGCACGTGCCCGACTGGGCGCTCGCGCGCTGCGCCGGCTTCGACACGATCGAGCGCTGCGGGCACCTGATCCCGGCCGAGCGACCCGATGCGTTTCGCGCGGCGCTCGGGCGCATCGTGTCCGCGCCGCCAGCCTGA
- a CDS encoding ATP-binding protein, protein MHVELFAQHHACTGWQGDMARRIAAFDWAATGLGPLDGWPASLVTAVRTVLASPLPLVMLWGRPGYMIYNDAYAGFAGGRHPYLLGQPVELGWPEVADFNRNVMDTCLAGGTLSYRDKALVLLRSGRPEDVWMDLHYSPIPDDDGAPGGVLAVVVETTERVLATRHRDRAEAALQASNARLRDLTETLEQRVTDAIAERAAIEEQLRHAQKMEAIGNLTGGIAHDFNNVLQVISGNLQILSVELGAHAGAQPRIENANNAVRRGAQLASHLLAFARRQPLAPTTLNPRQLIVDMSEMLRRALGETVRIVPALAPDVGNVLADRHQLENALLNLALNARDAMRGDGTLTIAAYNVQSGDASGACRAPTPPGEYVTLELADTGTGMTADVLERAFEPFFTTKPDGEGTGLGLSMVFGFVKQSGGHVSIDSTPGKGTTVRLTFPRCHGAAEEQARLPQHVAVRGRETILVVEDDADVRLTVVDMLAQLGYKVITASSGEAALRVLDSETPIDLLFTDVIMPGRVKGGELGRRAALRKPPLPVLFTSGYTRDEIFHAGRLDPGVMLLGKPYRRDELAARIRSALDAGAGTT, encoded by the coding sequence ATGCATGTCGAGTTGTTCGCGCAGCATCACGCTTGTACCGGCTGGCAGGGCGACATGGCCCGGCGCATCGCCGCATTCGACTGGGCCGCCACCGGGCTGGGGCCGCTCGACGGGTGGCCGGCCAGCCTCGTCACGGCCGTGCGCACGGTGCTCGCGTCGCCGCTGCCGCTGGTGATGCTGTGGGGCCGCCCCGGCTACATGATCTACAACGACGCGTATGCCGGGTTCGCTGGCGGGCGCCATCCGTATCTGCTCGGCCAGCCGGTCGAACTCGGCTGGCCCGAAGTCGCCGATTTCAACCGTAACGTGATGGACACCTGCCTCGCCGGCGGCACGCTGTCCTATCGCGACAAGGCCCTCGTGCTGCTGCGCAGCGGCCGCCCCGAAGACGTCTGGATGGATCTGCACTACAGCCCGATCCCCGACGACGACGGTGCACCGGGCGGCGTGCTCGCCGTCGTCGTCGAGACCACCGAACGCGTGCTCGCCACGCGCCACCGCGATCGCGCGGAAGCGGCGCTGCAGGCATCCAACGCCCGGCTGCGCGACCTGACCGAGACGCTCGAGCAGCGCGTGACCGACGCGATCGCGGAGCGCGCGGCGATCGAGGAACAGTTGCGTCATGCACAGAAGATGGAAGCGATCGGCAACCTGACCGGCGGCATCGCGCACGACTTCAACAACGTGCTGCAGGTGATCAGCGGCAACCTGCAGATCCTCTCCGTCGAACTCGGCGCCCATGCAGGCGCGCAACCCCGGATCGAGAACGCGAACAACGCCGTGCGGCGCGGTGCGCAACTGGCGTCGCACCTGCTCGCCTTCGCGCGCCGCCAACCGCTCGCGCCGACGACGCTGAATCCGCGGCAACTGATCGTGGACATGAGCGAGATGCTGCGCCGCGCGCTCGGCGAAACGGTCCGGATCGTCCCCGCGCTGGCGCCCGATGTCGGCAACGTGCTCGCCGACCGGCACCAGCTCGAAAACGCACTCCTGAACCTTGCGCTCAATGCGCGTGACGCGATGCGCGGCGACGGCACGCTGACGATCGCCGCCTACAACGTGCAGTCAGGCGATGCGTCGGGCGCCTGCCGCGCGCCGACGCCACCCGGCGAATACGTGACGCTCGAGCTCGCCGACACGGGCACCGGCATGACGGCGGACGTGCTCGAGCGCGCGTTCGAACCGTTCTTCACGACCAAGCCGGATGGCGAAGGCACGGGGCTCGGGCTCAGCATGGTGTTCGGCTTCGTCAAGCAGAGCGGCGGCCATGTGTCGATCGACAGCACGCCGGGCAAGGGCACCACCGTGCGCCTCACGTTTCCGCGCTGCCACGGCGCGGCCGAGGAGCAGGCCCGCCTACCGCAGCACGTCGCGGTGCGCGGCCGCGAGACCATCCTCGTCGTCGAGGACGATGCGGACGTCCGCCTGACCGTGGTCGACATGCTCGCGCAACTCGGCTACAAGGTCATCACGGCGTCCAGCGGCGAAGCCGCATTGCGCGTGCTCGACAGCGAGACGCCAATCGACCTGCTGTTTACCGACGTGATCATGCCCGGCCGCGTGAAGGGCGGCGAACTCGGACGCCGTGCCGCGCTGCGCAAGCCGCCGTTGCCCGTGCTGTTCACGTCCGGCTACACGCGAGACGAGATCTTCCATGCGGGACGGCTGGACCCCGGCGTGATGCTGCTCGGCAAGCCATACCGGCGCGACGAACTCGCCGCCCGGATCCGCAGCGCGCTCGATGCGGGCGCCGGCACGACATGA
- a CDS encoding TetR/AcrR family transcriptional regulator, producing the protein MTITGDSTAGRILEAGRQLIMRRGYSGFSYADIADAIDIRKASIHHHFPTKADLAVAVLQQSQANFDADMSLLDASGADALVQMRAYIGYWERCIADDSAPFCVAGMLGAELPALPDDVARAVRAHFDDLAAWLVRVLEAGVKDGVVQPGISVQTEAATFVSLVYGAMLAARAYGNAGMFKDVTGGAVERLAVPRKRA; encoded by the coding sequence ATGACGATCACTGGGGACAGTACCGCGGGCCGCATTCTCGAAGCCGGGCGGCAACTGATCATGCGGCGCGGCTACAGCGGGTTCAGCTATGCCGACATCGCCGACGCGATCGACATCCGGAAGGCGAGCATCCACCACCATTTCCCGACGAAGGCCGATCTGGCGGTCGCCGTGCTGCAGCAGTCGCAGGCGAATTTCGATGCCGACATGTCGCTGCTCGACGCGAGCGGCGCCGACGCGCTGGTGCAGATGCGCGCGTACATCGGCTACTGGGAACGCTGCATCGCGGACGACAGCGCGCCGTTCTGCGTCGCCGGCATGCTCGGCGCGGAACTGCCGGCGCTGCCCGACGACGTCGCGCGGGCGGTGAGGGCGCATTTCGACGACCTCGCCGCATGGCTGGTGCGCGTGCTCGAGGCGGGGGTGAAAGACGGCGTCGTGCAACCGGGCATATCGGTGCAGACCGAGGCCGCGACGTTCGTGTCGCTGGTCTATGGCGCGATGCTCGCCGCGCGGGCGTACGGCAATGCCGGGATGTTCAAGGACGTGACCGGCGGCGCGGTCGAGCGGCTCGCGGTGCCGCGCAAACGCGCGTAA
- a CDS encoding DUF2957 domain-containing protein: protein MNLKQWMAAASLAPVLAACGGDGDPPPAPVVRLCPQTIDYNTVFVGGSGSGELVKVQLDTTKMTYRMTYLASPVPTTTGTVQPTRDTTPANVVDGTLADETGLPTVKLNQCTFRMQNASLDPNRPARLFLGEGVLGGAIPGATIQFDGVIGVGKITKTTFPYYPFISFSSLETDLTKIAGKYNQLGYHQVPSQSFQPVALDQQVTINADGSYVETDNFGKKNGGQPLASSATVNQPFALRPDAPAFQSLNYLPQIQPTLAAVDPAKAGKGILIVGKLRNQLVPIFIRTGAANADLTQGPPSADDESGISFLSPQTAIAQGSQNGEYTGVDSAFNYRATALVGAQATLLDPFNASQAALTRALNLDYTQKVPGVVTTVHADAASGPATGKFVFTGGVFGFLDMNDTSNPYFTVGAFVQ from the coding sequence ATGAATTTGAAGCAATGGATGGCAGCGGCGTCGCTCGCACCCGTGCTGGCCGCCTGCGGCGGCGACGGCGACCCGCCGCCCGCACCGGTAGTTCGGCTGTGCCCGCAGACGATCGACTACAACACGGTGTTCGTCGGCGGGTCGGGATCGGGCGAGCTCGTGAAGGTGCAGCTCGACACGACGAAAATGACGTACCGGATGACGTATCTCGCATCGCCGGTGCCGACCACCACGGGCACCGTGCAGCCGACCCGCGACACGACGCCGGCCAACGTGGTCGACGGCACGCTCGCCGACGAAACGGGGCTGCCGACGGTGAAGCTGAACCAGTGCACGTTCCGGATGCAGAACGCGAGCCTCGACCCGAACCGGCCCGCGCGGCTGTTCCTCGGCGAGGGCGTGCTGGGCGGCGCGATTCCCGGCGCGACGATTCAGTTCGACGGCGTGATCGGCGTCGGCAAGATCACGAAGACGACGTTCCCGTACTACCCGTTCATCAGTTTCTCGTCGCTGGAAACCGACCTGACGAAGATCGCCGGCAAGTACAACCAGCTCGGCTATCACCAGGTGCCGTCGCAGAGCTTCCAGCCGGTGGCGCTCGACCAGCAGGTGACGATCAACGCGGACGGCAGCTACGTCGAGACCGACAACTTCGGCAAGAAGAACGGCGGGCAGCCGCTTGCATCGAGCGCGACCGTGAACCAGCCGTTCGCGCTGCGGCCCGATGCGCCGGCGTTCCAGTCGCTCAACTACCTGCCGCAGATTCAGCCGACGCTCGCGGCGGTCGATCCGGCGAAGGCCGGCAAGGGGATCCTGATCGTCGGCAAGCTGCGCAACCAGCTCGTGCCGATCTTCATCCGCACGGGTGCAGCCAACGCGGACCTCACGCAAGGCCCGCCGAGCGCGGACGACGAATCGGGCATCTCGTTCCTGAGCCCGCAGACGGCGATCGCGCAAGGCTCGCAGAACGGCGAGTACACGGGTGTCGACAGCGCGTTCAACTACCGCGCGACCGCGCTCGTCGGCGCGCAGGCCACGCTGCTCGATCCGTTCAATGCGTCGCAGGCCGCGCTCACGCGTGCGCTGAATCTCGACTACACGCAGAAGGTGCCCGGTGTCGTCACGACCGTGCATGCGGATGCGGCGTCGGGGCCGGCGACCGGCAAGTTCGTGTTCACCGGCGGCGTATTCGGGTTCCTCGACATGAACGATACGAGCAACCCGTACTTCACGGTCGGCGCATTCGTGCAGTGA
- a CDS encoding OmpW/AlkL family protein — protein MKKLIVAGVVAGVSTLASAQQAGDNVATLGWLHIMPQDSTNGLTTNLASMPINGPLRLPGSFTSPGTSLTVNNADTVGLTLTHFFTDHIAVTSVLGVPPEFTLTGHGTIRPPGPAGALGSVNMDDPANQPAVKNARQWSPTIILQYYFNSPTARFRPFVGIGVAYSWFSNIELNGNFAKDINENLGSVLAAGAGKPGPTSVEGKASSSFTPVYNVGASYAIDKHWGLTATLTYMPLKTYSSLVIKAADGSTLATTRTRLKADPLITFVGISYKF, from the coding sequence ATGAAGAAGCTGATTGTCGCGGGTGTCGTCGCAGGCGTGTCGACGCTCGCATCGGCCCAGCAGGCGGGCGACAACGTCGCGACGCTGGGCTGGCTGCACATCATGCCGCAGGATTCGACCAACGGGTTGACGACGAATCTCGCGAGCATGCCGATCAACGGGCCGCTGCGCCTGCCCGGGTCGTTCACGTCGCCGGGCACGAGCCTGACGGTCAACAACGCCGATACCGTCGGCCTCACGCTCACGCACTTCTTCACCGATCACATTGCGGTGACGTCGGTGCTCGGCGTGCCGCCCGAGTTCACGCTGACCGGGCACGGCACGATCCGGCCGCCCGGCCCGGCCGGCGCGCTCGGCAGCGTCAACATGGACGACCCGGCGAACCAGCCGGCGGTGAAGAACGCGCGGCAGTGGAGCCCGACAATCATTCTGCAGTACTACTTCAATTCGCCGACCGCGCGGTTCCGGCCGTTCGTCGGGATCGGCGTGGCCTACAGCTGGTTCAGCAACATCGAGCTGAATGGCAACTTCGCGAAGGACATCAACGAGAACCTCGGCAGCGTGCTTGCGGCCGGTGCCGGCAAGCCGGGGCCGACGTCGGTGGAGGGCAAGGCGTCGTCGTCGTTCACGCCGGTCTACAACGTCGGCGCGAGCTACGCGATCGACAAGCACTGGGGGCTCACGGCGACGCTGACCTACATGCCGCTGAAGACCTACTCGTCGCTCGTGATCAAGGCGGCCGACGGCTCGACGCTTGCCACCACGCGCACGCGGCTGAAGGCTGACCCGCTGATCACGTTCGTCGGGATTTCCTACAAGTTCTGA
- a CDS encoding YciI family protein, with translation MRVLVIVKATTDSESGRMPDPEMIAAMGRFNEELAQAGILLAADGLHPSMRGKRVHFAGKNRTVIDGPFAETKELVAGFWLWQVKSMEEAVEWVKRCPNPMPGDSDIEIRPLFEAEDFSPAFTDALQAQKARLSAQAEAGKHM, from the coding sequence ATGCGCGTCCTCGTCATCGTCAAAGCCACCACCGATTCCGAATCCGGCCGGATGCCCGACCCCGAAATGATCGCCGCGATGGGCCGGTTCAACGAAGAACTGGCGCAAGCCGGCATCCTGCTCGCGGCCGACGGGCTGCACCCGAGCATGCGCGGCAAGCGCGTGCACTTCGCGGGCAAGAACCGCACCGTCATCGACGGCCCGTTCGCCGAAACGAAGGAACTCGTCGCCGGCTTCTGGCTGTGGCAGGTGAAATCGATGGAAGAGGCCGTCGAATGGGTGAAGCGCTGCCCGAACCCGATGCCCGGCGATTCCGACATCGAGATCCGCCCGCTGTTCGAGGCCGAAGACTTCAGCCCGGCTTTCACGGACGCGCTGCAAGCGCAAAAGGCACGGCTGAGCGCACAAGCCGAAGCCGGAAAACACATGTAA
- a CDS encoding alpha/beta hydrolase, which yields MKRLSRIRQLAAALAVSAAAFGSHAAVAAPVKNVVLVHGYFADGSGWQAVSNILTRDGYKVSVVQQPETSFDDDVKATRRVVDAQDGPSILVGHSYGGAVITEAGNDDKVAGLVYVAAFQPDTGESPLDLTKKTPPATKAIKATEDGHLYFDEASFHADFAADVPAAEAKFMAISQVTPAAQSFGVPITHAAWRTKPSWAVVATADRAINPELERFMTQRAGSKTIELKSSHVAYISHPAEVAKLIEQAAKGAGKE from the coding sequence ATGAAGCGCCTTTCCCGAATCCGCCAGCTCGCCGCCGCACTCGCCGTTTCCGCCGCCGCCTTCGGTTCGCACGCGGCCGTCGCCGCCCCCGTCAAGAACGTGGTGCTGGTTCACGGCTACTTCGCCGACGGCTCGGGCTGGCAAGCCGTCTCGAACATCCTGACGCGCGACGGCTACAAGGTTTCCGTCGTTCAGCAGCCGGAAACGTCGTTCGACGACGACGTGAAGGCAACCCGGCGCGTCGTCGACGCGCAGGACGGCCCGAGCATCCTCGTCGGCCACAGCTATGGCGGCGCGGTGATCACCGAAGCCGGCAACGACGACAAGGTCGCGGGCCTCGTCTACGTGGCCGCGTTCCAGCCCGACACCGGCGAAAGCCCGCTCGACCTGACCAAGAAGACGCCGCCCGCGACGAAGGCGATCAAGGCCACCGAAGACGGCCACCTGTATTTCGACGAAGCGTCGTTCCACGCCGACTTCGCGGCCGACGTGCCGGCCGCCGAAGCGAAATTCATGGCGATCTCGCAGGTGACGCCGGCCGCGCAGTCGTTCGGCGTGCCGATCACGCATGCCGCATGGCGGACGAAGCCGAGCTGGGCAGTGGTCGCCACGGCCGACCGCGCGATCAACCCCGAACTCGAACGCTTCATGACGCAACGCGCCGGCAGCAAGACGATCGAACTCAAGTCGAGCCACGTCGCGTACATCTCGCACCCGGCCGAAGTCGCGAAGCTGATCGAACAGGCAGCCAAGGGCGCCGGCAAGGAGTGA
- a CDS encoding ABC transporter ATP-binding protein produces the protein MQPILSVSDLSKTYASGFQALKHVTLDIRPGEIFALLGPNGAGKTTLIGSICGIVTPTEGRVTVGGHDIRDQYRAAREMIGLVPQELTTDAFETVWATVSFSRGLFGKAPDPAYIEKTLKALSLWDKRDNKLMTLSGGMKRRVMIAKALSHEPRILFLDEPTAGVDVELRRDMWKLVDSLRDNGVTILLTTHYIEEAEEMADRIGIILGGELVLVEEKHELMRKLGKKQLTVQLEHPLADVPPALAPFGLERADDGAALVYTYDSQRDDASIAKLINALGSAGIGFRDLHTTQSSLEDIFVSLIDNRRNGTQGA, from the coding sequence ATGCAACCGATCCTTTCCGTCTCAGACCTCTCCAAGACTTACGCGTCCGGCTTCCAGGCGCTGAAGCACGTGACCCTCGACATCCGCCCCGGCGAGATCTTCGCGCTGCTCGGGCCGAACGGCGCCGGCAAGACGACGCTGATCGGCTCGATCTGCGGCATCGTCACGCCGACCGAAGGCCGCGTGACGGTCGGCGGCCACGACATCCGCGATCAATACCGCGCGGCCCGCGAAATGATCGGCCTCGTGCCGCAGGAACTGACCACCGACGCGTTCGAGACCGTGTGGGCGACCGTGTCGTTCAGCCGCGGCCTGTTCGGCAAGGCGCCCGATCCCGCGTACATCGAGAAGACGCTGAAAGCACTGTCGCTGTGGGACAAGCGCGACAACAAGCTGATGACGCTGTCGGGCGGCATGAAGCGCCGCGTGATGATCGCGAAGGCGCTGTCGCACGAGCCGCGCATCCTGTTCCTCGACGAACCGACGGCCGGCGTCGACGTCGAGTTGCGCCGCGACATGTGGAAGCTCGTCGATTCGCTGCGCGACAACGGCGTGACGATCCTGCTGACCACGCACTACATCGAGGAAGCCGAGGAAATGGCCGACCGCATCGGCATCATCCTCGGCGGCGAGCTCGTGCTCGTCGAGGAAAAGCACGAGCTGATGCGCAAGCTCGGCAAGAAGCAGCTCACCGTGCAGCTCGAGCACCCGCTCGCCGACGTGCCGCCCGCACTCGCGCCGTTCGGGCTCGAACGCGCGGACGACGGCGCCGCGCTCGTCTACACGTACGACTCGCAGCGCGACGACGCGAGCATCGCGAAGCTGATCAACGCGCTCGGCTCGGCCGGCATCGGTTTCCGCGACCTGCACACGACGCAGAGCTCGCTCGAGGACATTTTCGTCAGCCTGATCGACAACCGCCGCAACGGCACGCAAGGAGCCTGA